The nucleotide window GCCTATTCCAGATAGCATGAGACACGGCCTGGAAGCCTGACGATTCGTTGTCTGCGTCCAGTCACAGGCTCGAGTTTGAAAGTAGTCTGGTAAGATCGAGTATCACTGACAGCGGAGGAAGAAAATGAAGCTAAATGATTTCAAACTGGAAGTTTACTTTGAGAAGCACGAGTTCGACGCACCCTACCTTCTTGCCCAGTCTGACTGTGAAGCCATGACGATCGGCGAGTTGCTGAAAATGAACGGGGAACCCCCCTCGAAGTTCATGGATACGTGGCTTGGCTACACAGAAGTTCCCGGCAATCGCGATTTGAGGACGCAAATTGCAGGGCTTTACTCGACCGTCGAAATGGAAGAGGTTATAGTTCACTCAGGCGCGGAAGAGGCGATCTTCAACTTCATGAATGTTTTTCTTCAGAAAGGCGACCATGTGATCTGCCAGTTTCCGGTTTATCAGTCACTTTACGAAGTTGCCAACGCAATCGGATGTGAAGTGACCCGCTGGGAACTGAGAAGAAGCGGGGAAGAATGGAGCTTTGATGTGGATGAACTGAATGATCTTGTTCGCCCAGAGACTAAATTACTAGTGATAAACAATCCTAATAACCCAACCGGGTACCTTGTTTCTAACAGAGACCTGATGAAGATCGCTTTCTTTACCGAAGAAAGGGGAATTTTCGTTTTTTCCGATGAGGTCTACAGAGGGCTTGAGCTTGATCAATCTATAGAAAAGCAGAAGTCCTTTGCAGATATTTCCGACAACTCTCTGGCGCTGGGTGTGATGTCGAAATCATACGGGTTGGCCGGCTTGAGGATCGGCTGGGTTGTATCTCACAACAAAAGCGTCCTGAAATCAATGACTAGATTCAAACACTACACCACGATCTGCAACAGCGCTCCCTCGGAGTATCTTGCCTGGAAGGCGCTGTGTGTAGGAGATAAGATC belongs to Mesotoga sp. Brook.08.105.5.1 and includes:
- a CDS encoding aminotransferase class I/II-fold pyridoxal phosphate-dependent enzyme, encoding MKLNDFKLEVYFEKHEFDAPYLLAQSDCEAMTIGELLKMNGEPPSKFMDTWLGYTEVPGNRDLRTQIAGLYSTVEMEEVIVHSGAEEAIFNFMNVFLQKGDHVICQFPVYQSLYEVANAIGCEVTRWELRRSGEEWSFDVDELNDLVRPETKLLVINNPNNPTGYLVSNRDLMKIAFFTEERGIFVFSDEVYRGLELDQSIEKQKSFADISDNSLALGVMSKSYGLAGLRIGWVVSHNKSVLKSMTRFKHYTTICNSAPSEYLAWKALCVGDKILKRNRAIVVENWDRAALFFEKHSSVFRVSRPKAGPIAFIQFVGGDVDRFCSELLDNSGVLLLPGSMYDYEGGYFRMGFGRKSFAEGLNRLDEFLDSSDR